GTCATAGGCTAGCGCGCGGCATACCGAGATGATGTGTCCACCATAGACCAAGCGCTGCGAACCGGCGCTCTGCATCGCATAACCGTCGAAATGCGCGCGCGCTGTATTCTGGTACAGGCGCGTGGCGATGCTATGGTCACTGTTATTAATAGTCATGGCGCCCGGGTGGTCGATGCGTGTCCCCACGGTGTAGTCTTCCCACAGGTCGGTCACCCCGGTCATTGCAGTAATCTCACGCACCCCGGCCGAATAATCGTCGCGCCGTAAGCGCACGCCCGACACCACTGCGTCCGTGGTTGGAACCACCGGCGCGCCACACGATGCGCCATGGTTGCGCTTGTGCACCATCACCCACCGTACCCAACTAAGAACCTCGTGTCCGTGCTGATTGCGGGCGACCGAACGTACGTACACCACCCCACTCTTGCGGTTGGAGTTTTCCTTCAAACCGATGACTTCCGTCTCCACAGCCAGCGTGTCTCCGGAATACACATGGCACATGAAGCGCACGTCCGCGTAGCCCAGATTTGCCACAGCATTGAGCGAAATGTCATGAACGGTCTTGCCAAAGGCCGTGTTGAAGACGAGCAGATCCTCCAGGGGCCGTCGCGATAGGCCCAGTTGTCGCGCATTTGTCTCTGCCGTGCACACCACGGTGCGGCTACCAGTCAGCCCGATATACAAGCTGTGGTCACCTTCCGTAAGCGTACGCGGCGTTGCATGGTTGATCTTCATGCCGACATGAAAGTCTTCGAAGTAATTGCCGTCTAACCGGTTCTGCACGGGTTTCTCCTATCGCCTACACCACAAAACAATCGAATCTAGGTACGTACATACTGGTTCGTCTTCGGCGCGAAGTCAAGATTCTTGATCTAACCACAGAGATTGCAAGGGCATGTTGCGGGCCGCCGAAAATTTTGCTTTACTATGTACGTACATAGTAGGATGAAGGTCGATAAACAAACAAGGAGAGTGAGTTGCTACGACTGACTGAGGAGCGGCGCATGATTCAGGAGGCAGCACGCCAGTTCGCAATGGAGCGAGTGCTACCCATCGCAAACAAGTTGGATCCCGAAAAAGGACAGATTCCGCGCGAGCTGATCGACGAGATGGCCGAGCTGGGCTACTTCGGCATCCTGATTCCGGAGGAATACGGCGGCTTGGGGCTGGGCGCCTACGAGTACTGCCTGGTGGCCGAGCAACTGTCGCGCGCGTGGATGAGCGTGGGAAGCCTGATCGCCCGCGGCAATGGGCTGATTGGAGCGCTGAAGGG
The genomic region above belongs to Cupriavidus oxalaticus and contains:
- a CDS encoding MaoC family dehydratase, with translation MKINHATPRTLTEGDHSLYIGLTGSRTVVCTAETNARQLGLSRRPLEDLLVFNTAFGKTVHDISLNAVANLGYADVRFMCHVYSGDTLAVETEVIGLKENSNRKSGVVYVRSVARNQHGHEVLSWVRWVMVHKRNHGASCGAPVVPTTDAVVSGVRLRRDDYSAGVREITAMTGVTDLWEDYTVGTRIDHPGAMTINNSDHSIATRLYQNTARAHFDGYAMQSAGSQRLVYGGHIISVCRALAYDGLENSLSILAINGGSHVNPTHAGDTIACATKVIDKIDLGQDYVGGLRLRMIGVKNANASSISFPKACESRPAHPSNVVLDLDYTIAMPKRSA